One part of the Nitrospira defluvii genome encodes these proteins:
- the kdsA gene encoding 3-deoxy-8-phosphooctulonate synthase produces the protein MAHEVDLGQFKIGAGHKPFLIAGPCVIESEQLVMDTAGRIADITKALGMPYVFKSSFDKANRTSITSFRGPGLDKGLAILAKVKQQIGVPVLTDVHTEEQATEAGRVVDILQIPAFLCRQTDLLIAAAKTGKVVNIKKGQFLSPPEMGNAVKKVEDAGNRRIVLTERGSSFGYNNLVVDMRSFPIMRRFGYPVVFDATHSVQLPGGGGTKSSGQREFVEPLACAAAGAGCDGFFMEVHPDPDSALSDGPNMVPLNALHSLLSRVLRICDAAATPPSR, from the coding sequence ATGGCGCACGAAGTGGATTTAGGACAGTTTAAGATCGGGGCAGGGCATAAGCCATTTTTGATCGCGGGCCCTTGCGTGATCGAGAGCGAACAACTCGTCATGGACACGGCGGGACGCATCGCGGACATCACCAAGGCGCTCGGCATGCCCTATGTGTTTAAATCGTCCTTCGATAAGGCCAATCGCACCTCCATCACCTCGTTCCGAGGGCCCGGTCTGGACAAGGGGCTGGCCATCCTCGCCAAGGTCAAGCAACAGATCGGTGTCCCGGTGTTGACCGATGTCCACACGGAGGAGCAGGCCACCGAGGCGGGACGCGTGGTGGACATTCTGCAGATTCCGGCCTTCCTCTGTCGCCAGACCGATTTGTTGATTGCCGCCGCCAAAACCGGCAAGGTCGTGAACATCAAGAAGGGGCAGTTTCTTTCGCCTCCGGAAATGGGCAACGCCGTCAAGAAAGTGGAAGACGCCGGCAACCGCCGTATTGTGCTGACGGAACGGGGCTCGTCGTTCGGCTACAACAACCTGGTGGTCGACATGCGTTCGTTTCCCATCATGCGTCGCTTCGGATACCCCGTGGTCTTCGATGCCACGCACAGTGTGCAGCTGCCTGGTGGGGGCGGCACGAAATCCAGCGGCCAGCGTGAATTCGTCGAACCCTTAGCTTGCGCGGCGGCAGGAGCCGGCTGCGACGGGTTCTTCATGGAAGTCCACCCTGACCCCGACTCCGCCTTGTCCGATGGACCGAACATGGTTCCGCTCAACGCGCTTCACTCACTTCTCTCACGGGTACTACGTATATGCGACGCAGCCGCAACACCGCCAAGCCGATAA